Proteins from a genomic interval of Lolium perenne isolate Kyuss_39 chromosome 1, Kyuss_2.0, whole genome shotgun sequence:
- the LOC127327808 gene encoding probable protein ABIL4 isoform X2, translated as MQQPARRRSPGAGGWAAAAATVDEASMERSKSFIKALQELKNLRPQLYSASEYCEKSYLHAQQKQMVLDNLKDYAVRAVVNAVDHLGTVAYKLTDLFEQQASEISAFELKVARLNQQIFTCQIYVDKEGARQQQMMGANMKHHKHYILPSTSYKRTQAVAHLGTDTNQESKPRPYPSAKTLSWHLASDNSPSVNGAQKPTFILGDNISSKPASDGKDLPASPMRKPLQSNHNTRSDVTQKGSAKDQSGLRHMTTFSNFDGPKGREIQKVPVGTKSMLTALFIKHKSVKMKKISAR; from the exons ATGCAGCAGCCGGCGCGGCGGCGGAGCCCGGGGGCCGGCGGgtgggcagcggcggcggccaccGTCGACGAGGCGTCCATGGAGCGGAGCAAGAGCTTCATCAAGGCATTGCAG GAGCTCAAGAACCTGCGGCCGCAGCTCTACTCCGCCTCCGAGTACTGCGAGAAGTCCTACCTCCACGCCCAGCAGAAGCAGAT GGTGCTGGACAACCTGAAAGACTACGCGGTCCGGGCCGTCGTCAATGCTGTCGATCACCTGGGCACGGTCGCCTACAAGTTGACGGACCTGTTCGAGCAGCAGGCTTCGGAGATCTCAGCCTTTGAGCTGAAGGTGGCACGGCTGAACCAG CAAATCTTCACCTGCCAGATCTACGTGGACAAAGAAGGTGCCAGACAGCAGCAAATGATGGGAGCAAACATGAAGCACCACAAGCACTATATCCTGCCAT CTACTAGTTATAAAAGAACCCAGGCTGTTGCACACCTGGGAACAGACACAAATCAGGAATCAAAGCCTAGACCTTACCCGTCAG CAAAGACACTTTCTTGGCATCTGGCATCAGATAATAGCCCTTCAGTAAATGGTGCACAAAAACCTACATTCAT CCTAGGTGACAATATATCGTCTAAACCTGCATCAGATG GGAAGGACTTGCCTGCTTCTCCCATGCGCAAGCCTTTACAATCGAATCACAATACCAGATCTGACGTTACACAAAAAGGCAGCGCAAAG GATCAGTCAGGCTTGAGGCATATGACGACATTCAGTAATTTCGATGGCCCTAAAGGGCGTGAAATCCAAAAGGTTCCTGTCGGCACAAAGAGCATGCTAACAGCTCTGTTTATCAAGCACAAGTCAGTCAAGATGAAAAAGATCTCAGCCAGATGA
- the LOC127327808 gene encoding probable protein ABIL4 isoform X1, whose translation MQQPARRRSPGAGGWAAAAATVDEASMERSKSFIKALQELKNLRPQLYSASEYCEKSYLHAQQKQMVLDNLKDYAVRAVVNAVDHLGTVAYKLTDLFEQQASEISAFELKVARLNQQIFTCQIYVDKEGARQQQMMGANMKHHKHYILPSTSYKRTQAVAHLGTDTNQESKPRPYPSAKTLSWHLASDNSPSVNGAQKPTFILGDNISSKPASDGLFLFGKDLPASPMRKPLQSNHNTRSDVTQKGSAKDQSGLRHMTTFSNFDGPKGREIQKVPVGTKSMLTALFIKHKSVKMKKISAR comes from the exons ATGCAGCAGCCGGCGCGGCGGCGGAGCCCGGGGGCCGGCGGgtgggcagcggcggcggccaccGTCGACGAGGCGTCCATGGAGCGGAGCAAGAGCTTCATCAAGGCATTGCAG GAGCTCAAGAACCTGCGGCCGCAGCTCTACTCCGCCTCCGAGTACTGCGAGAAGTCCTACCTCCACGCCCAGCAGAAGCAGAT GGTGCTGGACAACCTGAAAGACTACGCGGTCCGGGCCGTCGTCAATGCTGTCGATCACCTGGGCACGGTCGCCTACAAGTTGACGGACCTGTTCGAGCAGCAGGCTTCGGAGATCTCAGCCTTTGAGCTGAAGGTGGCACGGCTGAACCAG CAAATCTTCACCTGCCAGATCTACGTGGACAAAGAAGGTGCCAGACAGCAGCAAATGATGGGAGCAAACATGAAGCACCACAAGCACTATATCCTGCCAT CTACTAGTTATAAAAGAACCCAGGCTGTTGCACACCTGGGAACAGACACAAATCAGGAATCAAAGCCTAGACCTTACCCGTCAG CAAAGACACTTTCTTGGCATCTGGCATCAGATAATAGCCCTTCAGTAAATGGTGCACAAAAACCTACATTCAT CCTAGGTGACAATATATCGTCTAAACCTGCATCAGATGGTTTGTTTCTTTTTG GGAAGGACTTGCCTGCTTCTCCCATGCGCAAGCCTTTACAATCGAATCACAATACCAGATCTGACGTTACACAAAAAGGCAGCGCAAAG GATCAGTCAGGCTTGAGGCATATGACGACATTCAGTAATTTCGATGGCCCTAAAGGGCGTGAAATCCAAAAGGTTCCTGTCGGCACAAAGAGCATGCTAACAGCTCTGTTTATCAAGCACAAGTCAGTCAAGATGAAAAAGATCTCAGCCAGATGA